The following proteins are encoded in a genomic region of Streptomyces lunaelactis:
- a CDS encoding ATP-binding cassette domain-containing protein: protein MVYVSATPVLALRGVSKRFGAVQALTDVELEVHAGEVVALVGDNGAGKSTLVKTIAGVHPIDEGVIEWDGRTVQINKPHDAQNLGIATVYQDLALCDNIDVVGNLYLGRELQKRGILNEVEMESRARKLLDTLSIRIPSVRIPIASLSGGQRQTVAIARSMLGEPKLVILDEPTAALGVEQTAQVLDLVERLRERGHAVLLISHNMADVKAVADKVAVLRLGRNNGVFEVRTTSQEEIISAITGATDNAVTRRAARSTEVQK from the coding sequence ATGGTTTACGTGTCCGCTACGCCCGTGCTGGCGTTGCGCGGGGTCTCCAAGCGATTCGGTGCCGTTCAGGCGCTCACCGACGTAGAGCTTGAGGTCCATGCCGGTGAAGTGGTCGCCCTGGTCGGCGACAACGGTGCCGGAAAGTCCACGCTGGTCAAGACGATCGCCGGCGTGCACCCCATCGATGAAGGCGTCATCGAGTGGGACGGCCGCACCGTCCAGATCAACAAGCCGCACGACGCCCAGAACCTCGGCATCGCGACCGTCTACCAGGACCTCGCGCTGTGCGACAACATCGACGTCGTCGGCAACCTCTACCTCGGCCGTGAGCTCCAGAAGCGCGGCATCCTCAACGAGGTCGAGATGGAGAGCCGCGCCCGCAAGCTCCTCGACACGCTGTCGATCCGCATCCCCAGCGTGCGCATCCCGATCGCCTCGCTCTCCGGCGGTCAGCGCCAGACCGTGGCCATCGCCCGTTCGATGCTCGGCGAGCCGAAGCTCGTCATCCTCGACGAGCCCACCGCGGCCCTCGGTGTCGAGCAGACCGCCCAGGTCCTCGACCTCGTCGAGCGCCTCCGCGAGCGCGGTCACGCGGTACTGCTCATCAGCCACAACATGGCCGATGTGAAGGCCGTCGCCGACAAGGTGGCGGTGCTCCGCCTCGGCCGCAACAACGGCGTCTTCGAGGTCAGGACCACCTCGCAGGAAGAGATCATCTCCGCCATCACGGGCGCCACGGACAACGCCGTGACCCGTCGTGCGGCGCGCAGCACGGAGGTTCAGAAGTGA
- a CDS encoding sugar ABC transporter permease, which yields MNIDKTSTHSDAPVVNPEAAHDAVTAVDPRLLVREQGFAGYISEFKRKLHSGDLGSMPVVIGLIIIAVVFQSLNSNFLSAQNLSNIAVAMVATGMMAVGIIFVLLLGEIDLSVGSVSGVSGAIVAVLSVTHGMNEWLAVLVAIASGALIGALHGFFFARIGAPAFAVTLAGLLFWLGFMLQLLGDQGTINLDGEGVVGKLTTYYFSDVAAAYGLAAVAVAGFFLSAFFDARRREASGIPSRPLVDIVVRTVLLAVVAFAAAIMFNQYKGLPLALVLFLVVLVVTDFVLRRTTYGRKIFALGGSVEASRRAGINVTAIRITVFSLAGTFAAIGGLFWASKIAAANQSAGAGDLLMNVIAAAVIGGTSLFGGRGRTWNALLGVMVIVSIQYGLALEGIATPVQYMITGGVLLATVVIDSVTRRTQKTAGRA from the coding sequence GTGAACATCGACAAGACCTCCACCCACAGCGACGCGCCCGTCGTCAACCCGGAGGCCGCGCACGACGCGGTCACCGCGGTCGACCCCCGGCTGCTGGTGCGCGAGCAGGGCTTCGCCGGCTACATCTCGGAGTTCAAGCGCAAGCTGCACTCCGGCGATCTGGGCTCGATGCCCGTGGTGATCGGCCTGATCATCATCGCCGTCGTCTTCCAGAGCCTGAACTCCAACTTCCTCTCCGCGCAGAACCTCAGCAACATCGCCGTCGCGATGGTCGCCACCGGCATGATGGCCGTCGGCATCATCTTCGTGCTGCTGCTCGGCGAGATCGACCTGTCGGTCGGCTCGGTCAGCGGTGTCTCCGGTGCGATCGTCGCCGTACTGAGCGTCACCCACGGCATGAACGAGTGGCTCGCCGTCCTCGTCGCGATCGCCAGCGGCGCGCTCATCGGCGCGCTCCACGGCTTCTTCTTCGCCCGGATCGGCGCACCCGCGTTCGCCGTCACACTGGCCGGCCTGCTCTTCTGGCTCGGCTTCATGCTCCAGCTCCTCGGCGACCAGGGCACCATCAACCTGGACGGCGAAGGTGTCGTCGGCAAGCTGACCACGTACTACTTCTCGGACGTGGCGGCTGCCTATGGCCTTGCCGCGGTCGCGGTGGCCGGGTTCTTCCTCTCGGCCTTCTTCGACGCGCGCCGCCGTGAGGCATCCGGTATCCCGTCCCGGCCGCTCGTCGACATCGTGGTGCGTACGGTTCTGCTCGCCGTGGTCGCCTTCGCGGCCGCCATCATGTTCAACCAGTACAAGGGCCTGCCGCTGGCGCTGGTCCTCTTCCTGGTGGTCCTGGTCGTGACGGACTTCGTGCTCCGGCGGACCACCTACGGCCGCAAGATCTTCGCGCTCGGCGGCAGCGTCGAGGCCTCCCGCCGTGCCGGTATCAACGTCACGGCGATCCGGATCACGGTCTTCTCGCTCGCCGGCACCTTCGCCGCGATCGGCGGTCTGTTCTGGGCGTCCAAGATCGCGGCCGCCAACCAGAGCGCCGGCGCCGGTGACCTGCTGATGAACGTCATCGCGGCGGCCGTCATCGGCGGCACCAGCCTGTTCGGTGGACGCGGCCGTACCTGGAACGCGCTGCTCGGCGTCATGGTGATCGTCTCGATCCAGTACGGGCTCGCGCTGGAAGGCATCGCCACACCGGTCCAGTACATGATCACGGGTGGCGTACTGCTGGCCACCGTCGTGATCGACTCCGTCACGCGGCGGACTCAGAAGACAGCGGGCCGCGCCTGA
- the dxs gene encoding 1-deoxy-D-xylulose-5-phosphate synthase yields the protein MALLTRITGPRDLDRLSPEQLDQLAAEIRTFLVDAVSKTGGHLGPNLGVVELTIALHRVFDSPKDRVLFDTGHQSYVHKLLTGRQDFSRLKMKGGLSGYPARAESEHDVIENSHASTVLGWADGLAKANEVLKKDDHVVAVIGDGALTGGMAWEALNNIAAAKDRPLVIVVNDNERSYAPTIGGLANHLATLRTTDGYERFLARGKDILERTPVVGRPLYETLHGAKKGLKDFIAPQGMFEDLGLKYVGPIDGHDIEALESALARAKRFGGPVIVHCLTEKGRGYQPALQDEADRFHAVGKIHPDTGLPIASSGVDWTSVFGEEMVKLGKERGDIVAITAAMLQPVGLDKFAKAFPDRVYDVGIAEQHGAVSAAGLATGGLHPVFAVYATFLNRAFDQVLMDVALHKCGVTFVLDRAGVTGTDGASHNGMWDMSILQCVPSLRIAAPRDADQVRAQLREAVQVEDAPTVVRFSKGAVGPAVKAVGKVGGMDVLRNAGTDRPDVLLVSVGALAPMCLEIAELLEAQGISTTVVDPRWVKPVDEALAPLAEQHRVVVTVEDNSRAGGVGSAIAQALRDAGVDVPLRDFGIPPRFLDHASRKEVMAEIGLTAPDIARQVTGLVSRLDGRFESEAVEPVRD from the coding sequence GTGGCCCTGCTGACCCGCATCACGGGACCGCGCGATCTGGATCGGCTCAGCCCGGAGCAGCTGGATCAGCTGGCCGCAGAGATCCGGACCTTCCTCGTGGACGCCGTCTCCAAGACCGGGGGACACCTCGGTCCCAACCTGGGCGTGGTGGAGCTGACCATCGCTCTGCACCGTGTCTTCGACTCGCCGAAGGACAGAGTCCTCTTCGACACCGGCCACCAGAGCTACGTGCACAAGCTGCTCACCGGCCGTCAGGACTTCTCCAGGCTCAAGATGAAGGGCGGCCTGTCCGGCTACCCGGCTCGTGCCGAGTCCGAACACGACGTCATCGAGAACTCCCACGCCTCCACGGTGCTGGGCTGGGCCGACGGCCTCGCCAAGGCCAACGAGGTGCTGAAGAAGGACGACCACGTTGTCGCGGTCATCGGTGACGGAGCCCTCACCGGCGGTATGGCCTGGGAGGCGCTGAACAACATCGCGGCCGCCAAGGACCGCCCGCTGGTGATCGTCGTCAACGACAACGAGCGCTCGTACGCCCCCACCATCGGCGGCCTCGCCAACCACCTCGCCACCCTGCGTACGACCGACGGCTACGAGCGTTTCCTGGCCCGCGGCAAGGACATCCTGGAGCGCACCCCCGTCGTCGGGAGGCCGCTCTACGAGACCCTGCACGGCGCCAAGAAGGGCCTCAAGGACTTCATCGCCCCGCAGGGCATGTTCGAGGACCTCGGCCTCAAGTACGTCGGCCCCATCGACGGGCACGACATCGAGGCCCTGGAGTCCGCGCTCGCCCGCGCCAAGCGCTTCGGCGGGCCCGTGATCGTCCACTGCCTCACCGAGAAGGGCCGTGGCTACCAGCCCGCCCTCCAGGACGAGGCGGACCGCTTCCACGCCGTCGGCAAGATCCACCCCGACACCGGCCTGCCGATCGCCTCCTCCGGCGTCGACTGGACCTCGGTCTTCGGCGAGGAAATGGTCAAGCTCGGCAAGGAGCGGGGGGACATCGTCGCGATCACCGCGGCGATGCTGCAGCCGGTCGGTCTCGACAAGTTCGCCAAGGCCTTCCCCGACCGGGTCTACGACGTCGGCATCGCCGAGCAGCACGGCGCGGTCTCCGCGGCGGGCCTGGCGACCGGCGGACTGCACCCCGTCTTCGCCGTCTACGCCACCTTCCTCAACCGCGCCTTCGACCAGGTGCTGATGGACGTGGCCCTGCACAAGTGCGGCGTGACGTTCGTACTCGACCGGGCCGGCGTCACCGGCACCGACGGCGCCTCGCACAACGGCATGTGGGACATGTCGATCCTGCAGTGCGTGCCGAGCCTGCGGATCGCCGCCCCGCGCGACGCCGACCAGGTCCGCGCCCAGCTGCGCGAGGCCGTCCAGGTCGAGGACGCGCCGACCGTGGTGCGCTTCTCCAAGGGCGCGGTCGGCCCGGCCGTGAAGGCCGTCGGCAAGGTCGGCGGCATGGACGTCCTGCGCAACGCCGGCACGGACCGGCCGGACGTCCTGCTCGTGTCCGTCGGCGCGCTCGCCCCGATGTGCCTGGAGATCGCGGAACTGCTCGAGGCGCAGGGCATCTCCACCACCGTCGTCGACCCGCGCTGGGTCAAGCCGGTCGACGAGGCGCTCGCGCCGCTGGCCGAGCAGCACCGCGTCGTCGTCACCGTCGAGGACAACAGCCGGGCAGGCGGCGTCGGTTCGGCCATCGCCCAGGCGCTGCGCGACGCGGGCGTCGACGTACCGCTGCGCGACTTCGGCATCCCGCCGCGCTTCCTCGACCACGCCTCCCGCAAGGAGGTCATGGCGGAGATCGGTCTGACCGCCCCGGACATCGCCCGTCAGGTCACCGGCCTGGTCTCCAGGCTGGACGGCCGGTTCGAGAGCGAGGCGGTCGAGCCCGTCCGCGACTGA